The window ACGGGTGCTGAGGACGAAACCAGGTAATTTGGCTCCTTTCGCCACGATTGCGAGCCTTGCTTTGCGCTGGAGGGCTGGTGCGTAAAGTGCGCAAAGGCGCGCAGAGTTCTCGTCGGGACATTTTCGCGCTGCTGTTGCTATTGAGTCCTTGCACGGAAAAACTTCATATAGCCTATACATCGATTTGGCGTGTTTGTGAGCGTGGTGGGGCATTCTGTTGATGCGgtgtaataaaaacaatgtaaagcgAAATAGTAAACCAGATCACTGACAATCCTTAAAAGGGTGGGATGGTtcatatatggctttcgctggAGGGGCTCTGTTATTGCTGGGTTAGAAGTTGTTGTTATTGGTCTACATTTATTCCGACAACATGTCACCTATACTCCACGTGGGTCATCCACGTGCAGACGCTTACTTTTTGTATTGGTAAAATGcttctttcttgttctttctaCTTTATACCGGCCCCTTTTTGCATGTCACAGCTTCATGCCAGGCAGAGACTAGGAAAAAGAGCCATAGCCAGGGCGTAACTTAAATGTCTCTCATTCCTTTTGCTATATCGTGGCactgcaaaagaaaaagaaaaaaaagccgaGCATTTGTCAGAGGTCATATAGACGTGGCTGCGCTTTAGTTGCTCTGCACTTGTGTAAGTGTCTGGCCTGGAAAACCTCCTGTTGTTTTTATTCAGGGCTAGAGGGCAGTGAGGGGGTCTCGCCTTCGCCCACCCTATCATTATGAGGGCACTGCGCTCCCCTGTCTGCGTGGGACTCCTGCTGGTCATCCTGACTGCTGGCTCGTGCAGGAAAGGCAGCAGAGAGGGCAGTAGTCTCCTGGAACTGCTGATGGACACTGGCAGAGCAACACGGCAACAGTACGCAGACCAGAGCCAGGCCAGCGGTCAGCATCCCCCCAGAAGAAACTATTCCATAGAGACGGGGGAAGTGAACGAAGTGAACAAGTCTTATCAGCATGATCAAATACTGGGTAAGTAGCCTTCCAGCATTTTATAATCGTATGGCATGTTTGTTACACTAAAAAGTGAATGTACTTGATTTCCACTGTGCAGTTCTGTCTTTCAGTTTGCTTTTGGCAGCCATTGTGCTGATGTGTTTCTGTAATGTGGAAATGGGAtgtttgaatcaagtaaattcaatgcagtGCACAACTGGCTTCAGATGTTGTGGGAAGCTTCTCTGGATCTGTTGTTACTGTGGACAGTGTAGACAGAACAGATTTTCATGCTGTAGAGGACTCAGTAACTGTTTTTCTATCTTGTGTACTTCAACTACTGATTTggctctgcattttcatacatcAAGTAATAACAATGACTAACTGCTATCAACTTTTTCATTTACGACAGAGGTCTTTCCCAGAGATCTGCGGCAAAAGGAAAAGTTTCTGAAACATTTAACAGGTGAGCATTGTGCAGTAGCTTTATGGTGTGCGGCGCTGTGCTATGTAGTGTTGTGTGCACTTGATCATGCCTTTTGGCTTCTATGTATCAACACCAGTTGGaatttgtttctatttttcagGGCCTCTCTATTTTAGCCCCAAATGCAGCAAACACTTTTATAGACTATATCATAATACCAGGGACTGCACGATACCGGCCTGTAAGTGCCACCGCCCTACATATCATGACACACATTTACCATGAAGGTCTGTGCAGTAGAAGTGTGTGTAATTatgttgttttcatttgaattattttcaatTTTGTGTTGGGAAGTTctattaaatgtatttgtttgctTATGCACAATCTTTCAATGTTCCAGATTATAAAAGATGTGCTCGGCTACTCACAAGGTTAGCAGGCAGTCAGCGGTGCTCCGAGGGATAGACCTTACAGGTAAATTGTTAACTCGAAGCATACAGTGTAATGATGTTATAATTGTTCTGCACTGTCTCATGCTCACGACTTATCTGCAGGCCGCTCATTAGATGCTGTGCTCTCAAAACAGTTCATAAATGTAGCTCTCCAGTCATGTGCATGTAGAAATGGAGTGTGAAGTGGAGTAAAGTGATAAAACTTAAGGGACTTAAGTTCCAGGTCAAAGTTCTGTTGGAAAATGCACACATGTAATAAAGAGAATGTGCCCTCCAGAAGTTTTAAATGGCATCATAACTATCTGTGATTGCATAGTGACCTTGAGCATAAGTGATGCCAGTTTTGCCTCTCATtgtaacactgaaaaaaatcaggCTTTGTGTATATTGTGCAGTTTAACTTCTTGAGTGGTTGGATTATTTTTCAATCATTAATTTATAAcagacttattattcaataactatgGTGAAACTAAAGAAAGTTATGCAGTTAAGAGAATGAGGGACTGAAGTAtgtgtctgttttatttttttaggatATAAAAGTATAAGTTCTTTGAATTGCCATGCGCTTAATATACAATTTACACGTGGCACAGACATAATCATGCCTATAAAAGACGTCATGCTccataaaacagcacaaaactaaATATGCCTGTAGATTGTGTAACTAATATATTTGTGCCACACTGTGGTCATTAATGCCAGTAAGAAATACTTTGTTGTTATGTGTGAATCTAAGCTGGTGAAAGTACATCATATGAGTACGTCACAAAGTGTTTGAGACAGGTTACTGACACTCATACTGTTTTTGTACTATATAAATGAGGAAAGAGTTTCTTCTGCAGCCAAAGTTTACTACATGTCAACTGTCCTCTCCCTTTCGCAGAGTTCAACCGCCctgaagaaataaagagaacCATGAAAAAAGTGCCTTGGAGAAGAACAGGGAAATCAGATGAACTCAGAAAATCGTATttgtcatcatttttttttttctcaaacgAAATGGAATAGATTACTACATACAGTATCAGGCCAGTCTTCTTGACCGGCGAAATTAATGTTATCAATGAACTTTTTGATAACTCTTATGGTGCAAGTGAAGACGATGCTTTACAGAgaagcaaaacaacaaatatcTTGTTGCCAAAAGACTGTGGACAACACAGTCTACTGCAAATGCTTTTATGTCGGTTGATATGCCTTCACTGGTTGTGTTTCCAGTAGTCTTGGTCATTTAGCTCGGTAATAACCATTATTTGCTGAATACAGCTTCTGGTCGGATACTCTTGACAGCCTCATTTACACTCCTCAGAACAACCCCTCAATCCAGTGAGTGAGTTACGAACTGCTTGGTGAattcttgccttttttttttcttcaagacATTTCTTTTGGCGGAGATTAGTGACGAACAGTGCTGGGCGCAGTTTATTCCATGAAAGACAAGAAAAATCAGCATTCTTCTGAAAATGAATGTCACATAGTatgtaatgtatttatatattcaaGCTATTGTTAGTTGCTGTTGTCAAACGTATAAACATCCCAGCTAGAGtgcaatatgtaaatattgtaaatatcaGAAAATATATGACCTTTAAATAAACGTTTGTTATATAATGTAGAGTGTGTGTTGAGGTATGCTTGTGCTTATCTTAGCTGACATCTGTTACCAAAGGAGTGTgggaaaatgtttatttcttaCTGATGTCATAGCCAGTTGTAATGACAGTGTTTGACTTTAATGCTTATATTTGAATTTGTGGCAAGGACAGCATTGATTTATAGTGAAGCACAGGGACTTCATTTTAACAAGAGATAGCAGTTGATCTTATCTGAAAATCTGACTTTACTATCAAAATGAGTGATTTAAGTGTGACAGATCAGTTTCAGGCTATGCTTAAgcttatatttttgtttggatGCGTATCACTTAGACAAATTGCCTTTGAATATGACAGATATATATAATGATGTCGCCGGAGCAACCTGCTGCAATTTGAACCATTCTTTTCGGGGTGTAATTGTAGGCATGAAGTCTGCTCAAGGCTGTGAGACTGCCCCCAAGGGATTTGGAGAGCATGACTAACATAAACTCTCGTTCTCCCTGTCTGATTTTTACTGAATGCACAGTGGATCGTCAAGTATGACTCATCCaaatgaaaatggccaaaaccAATAGTGCACACGTGTACTCTGGGCGTTGCTAATATGGTGGCCAATCAGTGGGTCTGTTGCTGGCATTCCACAAGGCAAAAACGTTATTTACGCTTAATGCATTAGTAAATCAGGCAGTTAAAGCAACATTGCTTAACTGAGCAACAGCCACAAGGAAACCTATAGCTTGCATACTCGCCAACCTTTGCTTGCTATGTGGTTTGTGTGTGAATTAGTCTTTCTTTGTGCTACTGTAAcactttttcctgttttctggtTGATGGATGGCTTACAATTGGCAAGCATTAGGGCTTTAGCCCACAGCACCCACAGATCTATCCTGTGTAATGTGCCCAGGCATGCCATGTAAGCACTCATTCTAAGAAGTTTACAGAATTTCTTCAATCAACAGACACTCATGACAAAAAtctcaaaacaaagaacattaaAGGTGAAATTCAAGAGTGCAATTAATTATGAGCTGTATATTCATATGGAGTCACTTCAAAGGGTTGTTGCATGTGAAGATAATAATAACGAATGAATGGCAACGTGGGGTGGGGGGGAGAAGAGGGAAGATTTCTTTGGAGGACAGAACCAGACAAGCAGCTAATGTGTTTAATCGAGGCGTGTAGGCAAAGAGAAGCTCGCTATGATGAAAGTCGTCCTCAGATTGCAGTTTTTACACTGAACGGACCCAAGTTAGGAAATTCCATCCCTTGCTATCAGATCTCTGTCTTTGAATCAGAATCCTATAAAAGTAAATAGCACAAGATAATCAACTTAATGTAACAGCTCCTCAGAGTTCTCGCCATGTCTGGAGTACCATTTATTATCTGAACATAGATGCTACAAATGAGTAGTGTCTACTTGCTAATACTTAAAGTAAtgtagtaaaaataaattataatatgaTCTCGTTATGCTTTGGGATATACTGATAATGtaacaatttatttaatttccagagcTATATAACATTGATAGTGTTCTATGTGTGGGAAGTACATGTGCTAGCCGAGGGTATCTGTCAACTGAaacaatctctgtctctctctctctatccttggGGAACTCCCACTAGCTTTAGCTGCCAACACTGTGGTTTAGCTGGTCTGACTATTGATTTGGGTGGGAGCCAAATGATGGTAAGAAAGTAAAACAATAAGCACAACCTTTAATATAGGCCATAGGTGAGTGACGGATGACCATTCAAAAAGTAGAACAGAAGGTCAGATTTACATTTCATTGCTGTATGGCAGCCAATTCCTCACCTCATAGTAAAAAGCTGTTTGAAAATGGTGACTTTTATGTTGTTGGATTCATCTGACTGATGGGACCACCCTAACAAAGAATGTCACAAAATCAGGTGCAGAATGCAATAGTCTACTGAATTATATCAGAAACCACAATACCaattgaatatttatttttccatggTGTGCGTACTATAATCAGGTTAACTTGTTTATATTTAATAGAAGTTtacaatgaaaatgtaatgactGGAATAACTGTTTTTCAGACTTGTTTTCTATGATCCCCCTATTGTTAGCCTGGCAGAATGTcaaaaagctgtaaataaagaTGTAGACGATAGAAAACTCTACACCCCTTGTCACTGGAGACGGCCATCAGTTCTTATGGTCTTTGCCATCTTTGAACTAAATATAATGCTGACAGATCGGTTCGTCCAGCTATAGAATTCCTCAAAAACGATGGCTAAACTCCTCAAAACTGAATTAGCCATGACAAATAATGTATCACATAATTAAGTTTGTGTAGAAAACTGTTTTAAAGTTGCCAAGAGGTATCCAGCAGGATGTGCTAGTGAGCAAATGCAGCTCATAGCTTGTGGGTCTCATATACTTCTCAAAGGCTCAGTTAAAAGCAACACAATAAGCTGTTCAGATTAGATATACAGACATAAGTATATATGTCTGTTAGGGTACAATTCATTAAGCTCTATAAAAGGCAAGCAAGCTGTTTATTACAGATACATGTCTTAAAATTGCGGCGTGTTAGAGAATGGACACATTTCGCTTGAAGCTGGTTGTTGCCTGACTTTCAGTTCATTTCAAGTGAAGCGTGTTTATGGCAGGCATAAAAATGGACAGGTTTGAAAGAACTCACAGTGATGAATTTCACAACAGAAACACTGTGCACATAATCTAATAACGATAAACAAAGCTTTTTTTGGACTTAGCATTGTCATTCCTAAGACGTAAGATGTGCATGTAACGCATGGTGACAAGCaacagacttttttcttttcaacgGTAGAAAAGCTGAGTGAATATCGCTTTTTGCATAAGTCAGAAGTTAGTTGTGATGGAACTTACATGTAGTTATTTTCTTTATCCAACAGATAACGTGCCAGTTACTGCAATTACACAATGTGACGCCATCACGACTAGAGATAATTGGAGagcaataattataataatgcaTGGCCTTTTGTGTAATATCGATTTGATAATGAACACAATTTACAGATAAAATTAGAAGCCAGTTCACAGTGATCTAAATTTGGTAAGCTATACCTGTCAGGTCTTACTATACTCCAACACAATGACGTTAGTGACTGAGCGCCATTATGCTGGGGACAAACATAATACCAATTTCTAATTACATCCAAAACGTTAATGGGTTaatgtttaacatttaacattatttcattttcttgacatttaacattatttcattatttcattggCCTGCATAAACGGTTTCTGCATAAACAGCAACATTATAAAGCACAAAAATTTCATTCTCAGCTCAAGGTCTGTTGCATGGGTGCTGCATTTTCTCACACTGGTTACCAATCCTGTGGAAAACATTAATTCTTCTCAAAGTGACACGAAGCATTCAAAGAACTCCATAAGCTGATTACTGGACTAGACCTTTGAGGAGCACATGATCTGAGAATGTTCAAAGTAACGACTCTTTACAATTAACCACTGAAAACTCTTCAGCCTTCTACGCTGGATGCACCATAAAAGTTAGAAGCGCTACTCTGGTAAAATATAAATTAGTTACACttgaaacaaacacataaaaaccTTCTGTAACAGCATCAAGCAAAATTTGACCAAAATGATATTTTGCATCATTTTGCATTGCTAAAGAACCTAAGAAGACCCTTGAAAAACCTCTGCATCAGAGGGCTGAATGTATGAAGATGACGTTACAATGCCCTTTATAACACTTACCATTAA is drawn from Pygocentrus nattereri isolate fPygNat1 chromosome 10, fPygNat1.pri, whole genome shotgun sequence and contains these coding sequences:
- the alkal2b gene encoding ALK and LTK ligand 2: MRALRSPVCVGLLLVILTAGSCRKGSREGSSLLELLMDTGRATRQQYADQSQASGQHPPRRNYSIETGEVNEVNKSYQHDQILEVFPRDLRQKEKFLKHLTGPLYFSPKCSKHFYRLYHNTRDCTIPAYYKRCARLLTRLAGSQRCSEG